From Novipirellula caenicola, the proteins below share one genomic window:
- a CDS encoding transposase, translated as KKNEDRNKRPVAFNKRTYRRRCIIEQTIGWLKECRRVATRYDKLARNFLAMVKLSMIGRYLRIIAPWNSAI; from the coding sequence GCAAGAAAAACGAAGATCGTAACAAGCGTCCGGTGGCGTTCAACAAGCGAACCTACCGACGTCGCTGCATCATTGAACAAACCATTGGTTGGCTGAAGGAGTGTCGTCGTGTCGCCACTCGCTATGACAAGCTCGCACGAAACTTTCTTGCAATGGTGAAACTATCGATGATCGGTCGCTATCTTCGAATCATCGCCCCATGGAATTCCGCAATTTAA